Genomic DNA from Thermodesulfobacteriota bacterium:
TTCGTGAGCGCAATAGCACGACTGGTGGTAGAAGGACTCTAAAAAGGCGAAAGGCGAAGGGTAGACAAAGTTTAACAGTTCAGCGCTGGAAGAAATGAGCTTTCTTTTAAATCATAAGTTTCCAAAAGAGTTGAAAATACGAAAAACTTCAGATTATGAAGAGATTTTCGGATCTAGCAAAAGAATTAGATCTAGGCATTTCGACATTCTATACGTAAAGAACTCACTTGGATATTGCAGGGCTGGATTTGTTGTAGGCAAGAAGAATGTACGCTCAGCAGTTAAGAGAAATAGAATAAAAAGGGTGGTTAGAGAGGTTTTCAGGAATAATAAATCCCTTTTTGATTCCTACGATGTTGTTTTTCTGGCTAAAAAGAAGTCAGATACGCTTAACTACTCAAATGTAAAGAAAGAGTTTGAGGAAATAATAAGGTCACAGTTGTCATGAAGACAAGTTATCCGGTTTATGTTGTAACTTTATTAATCAAAGCATATAAATATATTATTTCTCCTATCCTGCCCCCTTCTTGCAGGTTTTATCCTAGCTGTTCAGAGTATGCACTTGAAGCCTATAGGAAGTATGGATTTTTTAAAGGCTCCTATCTTACTCTTAAGAGAATTGGAAAATGCCACCCGCTTTGTGAGGGAGGACATGATCCAGTTAAGTAAAGGATGAGGGATGGATAACAGATTAAATTGGATTATCTTTTTGGTTTTAGCCTTTGCTATAATGATAGGGCAGGCCTATTTCTTTGGCGAAAAACCAAAAGAAGCTACTAAACAAACTCAAACAACTCAAGGCGGAACAGAGTCTTTTCCTACAGAGCCCTCCGGAAGTTCGGATCAGTTCGCAAACTTTGATGAGCCGATTGAATCCTTACAAGAGAGTTCTTCTGCTCCTAAAGGCACCTTAGTTACAATAGACACTCCCCTATATAGAGGGGTAATTGATACCGCTGGAGCCAGAATCGTATCCTGGGAGCTTAAGGACTACAAAGCCACTCAAAACGGAGAGGGCAGCGAGCTGGTCAATCTTTTTAATCAGGCTCACCCTGGCTTTAACACCACATTTTTTGTAAAAGACCGACAAATACCTCAGTTTATTCCATATCAGTATAGTGGAGAAACCAATATTTCTCTCACAGAAGGAACCAAAGAACTTAGCTTTGTCTGGAACTCACCTCAAGGAATAACCATAAGAAATGTAATAACATTAGATTCA
This window encodes:
- the rpmH gene encoding 50S ribosomal protein L34, coding for MKRTYQPHVKKRLRTHGFRERNSTTGGRRTLKRRKAKGRQSLTVQRWKK
- the rnpA gene encoding ribonuclease P protein component, producing the protein MSFLLNHKFPKELKIRKTSDYEEIFGSSKRIRSRHFDILYVKNSLGYCRAGFVVGKKNVRSAVKRNRIKRVVREVFRNNKSLFDSYDVVFLAKKKSDTLNYSNVKKEFEEIIRSQLS
- the yidD gene encoding membrane protein insertion efficiency factor YidD, producing the protein MKTSYPVYVVTLLIKAYKYIISPILPPSCRFYPSCSEYALEAYRKYGFFKGSYLTLKRIGKCHPLCEGGHDPVK